Within Agarivorans litoreus, the genomic segment GATGCTCAAGCTCTATATCAACAGTTGTTGCATAAAGGGGTAATTGTAAGACCGGTCGGGCCTTATCAAATGCCAGGTTATTTACGGGTAAGCATTGGTACTGAACAAGAAAACCAAACCTTTATTAACGCATTAAGCCAGCTAATTGGCACAAATTAATTAGAGATTTCGATACATGGAACAATTAACTTTACAGCCTATTTCTCGCATTAATGGTGAAGTAAACCTACCGGGCTCAAAAAGCGTATCTAACCGGGCATTACTACTAGCGGCTTTAGCCAACGGTGAAACAATATTAAGTAACTTGCTGGATAGCGACGATATTCGTCACATGCTAAATGCACTTAAAAAGCTAGGAGTAAGCTACCAACTTTCTGACGATCGTAGTCGTTGTAGCGTTACAGGTTTAGGGCGTGCGTTTAATGTGACTCAAGCTGAGGAGTTATTCTTAGGTAATGCTGGAACGGCAATGCGTCCATTATGCGCTGCGCTATGTTTAAGCCAAGGAGAGTTTACCTTAACCGGTGAACCGCGTATGGAAGAGCGCCCAATAGGCGCCTTAGTTGATGCCTTGCGCCAAGTGGGAGCCGATGTTACTTATTTAAAGAATGAAAACTACCCACCTTTAAAGATTAAAGGCACTGGCTTAGCGGGTGGCAAAGTGGATATCGATGGATCGGTGTCCAGTCAGTTTCTTACAGCGTTTTTAATGGCTGCGCCTTACGCCGAACAAGATACCGAAATTAATATTGTTGGTGAGCTAGTATCAAAACCTTATATCGATATCACCCTTAAAATGATGGCGGCTTTTGGTATTGAGGTTGAAAATGACAACTACCAACGCTTTATCGTTAAAGGCCAGCAAACCTATCAAGGTGCTGGTGAGTTTTTGGTTGAAGGCGACGCATCTTCCGCGTCATATTTTTTGGCAGCTGGCGCGATTAAAGGCGGCGAAGTTAAGGTTACCGGTGTAGGTAAAAAGTCTATGCAGGGTGATGTTTTGTTCGCTGACGTGTTGGCAGCGATGGGGGCAGATATAGAGTGGGGCGATGATTACATTATTGCTCGCAGTGGTGAGTTAAGTGCAGTAGATATGGATATGAACCATATTCCTGACGCAGCGATGACGATTGCTACCACGGCGTTGTTTGCGAAAGGCACTACTGCTATTCGTAATGTGTATAATTGGCGAGTAAAAGAAACTGACCGACTAGCAGCAATGGCAACCGAGCTTAAAAAAGTGGGAGCCATTGTAAACGAAGGACATGATTTTATTGAAGTTACCCCACCTGAAAATTTGAACCACGCAGAGATCGATACTTACGACGATCATCGCATGGCAATGTGTTTTTCTTTGGTCGCCTTGAGCGATACACCAGTGACAATTAACGATCCAAAGTGTACATCTAAAACATTTCCTGATTATTTTGAGCGCTTGAAGCAACTTAGCGAATAAAACGGTTGAAATGTGTTGATAACTTAGTTAGTCTTAAAAGAGTCACTTTTGTGACTCTTTTTTTAGGTTCGTACTTTGGCTCAAGCAATATGTTTGAGTTTATTAATATAAAGGCACTAAGCCATAGCATAAAGTACGGCAGAAACGGTAACTGGACTATGAATGTTTATACTGCGCGGCAGGCGATCCTAGATCGTCGACAGCGAGTAGTAGCCTACGAGCTACTTTTTCGGGATGGGCCTGAAAATGTCTTTCCTGACGTTGATCCACATGAAGCAACCTCAAAGTTGATTATCCGTACTCAGCTTAACGAAGGTTTGAGCGCTATTACTCAGGGTAAACCCGCATTAATTAACTTCTCTGAAGAAAGTCTTTATTCCGAAATGATTAAATTGCTGCCTAGTAAGCAGGTAGTGATAGAAATTTTAGAAGACATGAAACCGAGTGAAAAGCTATATAAGCGCTGCCAATCGTTGTTTCACCGAGGCTATCGCTTGGCATTTGATGATTTTGTGTATCGACCAGAATGGGAGCCGTACTTAAAGTTTGTTCGGCTGATTAAAGTGGATATACAGCGAACGCCATTTGATCAACTTGAACCACTATTTAGAGCCATAAAGTCGCGCAAAAACATCAAATTATTGGCTGAAAAAGTTGAAACGCAAACAGAGTACCAGCAAGCCAAAGAAATGGGTTTTAATTTCTTTCAAGGTTACTATTTTTGCCAGCCCGAAATGCAGGTGGCGAAGGACATTGATGCTAGCTATGTGATGATCTCTAGATTGTTTTATGCCGCCACCCGAGAAGACGTAAACATTAATGAAGTTGTACGTTATTTTGAGCGTGACACCGCTTTAAGTTATAAGTTGCTGCGCTTTGTTAACTCAGGAAGTCTCCCCATTGTAGAAGACATTGCCTCCATTAAGCAGGCAGTGGTTTATATCGGTAATGCCCAATTACGCAAATTGGTAGCTTTGTTAGCCAATGCCATGACATTAAGCCATAAGCCGCGAGAATTAGTAAGGTTATCGGTTCATCGGGCTAGATTTTGTGAATTGGTGGCCATGCGTAAATCACCAAGTATGCAAGAAACGGCTTTCTTATGTGGTTTGTTTTCCTTACTTGATGCCATTCTAGATAAGCCTTTATATGACGTTTTATACAGCTTACCTTTAGACCAAGATATTCGTGACGCCTTGTGTTCAGAGCAACCCTCAATGCTGCGAGCTATGTTACTGACCATTAAATCCTATGAAGAGGGGCACTGGTATAAAACAGAACGTTTGGCAGCACAATTACGGATGGACTACACCCAAGTAGAGCAGTTAAATCTGCAAGCATTGCTTTGGAGTGAACAATATCAGTCGTTGATTGGGCAAAATTGAGCCAGCTCAATATAGGGTTTTGTCTACTTTAATTAAAATTGTGACTTAACAGCTTAATAAACTATGTTTTCGTGAATTAACTTGCACTCAGGTCAACTATTTTTATGAGGTTTTTGGTATGCTGTTGCGACTAAGAGTTTGGCGCAAAGAATGCCAAGCCAACGCGGTTTTAGGAGCTAAGTAGTTTGCGGTTGTGCCTCGTTAAATTCTTAACGTTGCTAGTGGTAGGTTGTTGTTGGTCGTTGGGCGTAAACGCCTATATTGTCAATGCGAGTGAATATCAATGGCTCGAAGATAATCCAGAAATCAGGGTTGCTGTTGTGGCAGACCGCTTGCCTCTGGAGACTGTCGATCAGGCTGGCACCCCGCAAGGTTATGCAGTTGAAGCGCTAAATCAACTGGCATTTCAAACCCGTTTAAAGCTTAAATATACAGCTTACCCTACTATTTCTGATGCAATTCTAGCCTTACAGCATGGCCATGTAGACATGCTCAGTAGTGCTAGTTCACATAGACGCTTAAACCCTTTTGTTCATTACTCCCTAACCACGTGGGTTCAGCCACTGGCGCTATTTCATCCTTTAGAGCAGGCGCGCATTTCAAGCATGCAACAGTTGACTGGACAACATGTAGCTACTGTGGCCGGAAGTAGTGCGCATGAAGTCTTGCTCAGTCAATACCCAGACGTAAAAATCATTGTGTATGCTACTTTGATTGATGCTATGCAATCGGTTGTACAACAGCAAAGTGTGGCGTTACTTGCGGGTAGTGATGAAGTTGCCGCCAATTTACGCGCTTATCCGCAATGGCGTTTACAGCAAGCTTTTCAACTTGAGCACGGCATGATGCATCGGTTCGCCATTCGGGAAGATTGGCAGCCCCTGGTTGATTTAATGAATCGCGGAATTTTGTCATTTGAAACCAATTATAATGAGCAAACCTATCGGCGTTGGCAGGCTTACTCTGCCCGTAATGAACACCTGGGACAGCTTTCTTATTGGTGGTTTTTAGGCTTATCGCTTTTCTTCGCTTGCGGGGCTTTGCTCATTGTATTGGTTCGTCGGCATCTTAAAAAAGCCAATAACAAAACAACGCAATTGCGTGAGCAATTAGATTATTGGAAAAACCATGATGAAGTTACCAGCTTACCTAATCGCCGACACATCACCCGCTTACTGACTAACTGGTTAGATGATGCTACGCCGTTATCGGTATTGATGTTTGATTTTCCAAGACAAAACGAAGTATTCGAAAACTTTGGTCAGCGTTTAGGTGAAGTCACTAAAGAAGCCTACGCTAAACGGGTACAAAAAAGCCTCCGTAAGCATTACCCCGAAGCACAATTAGCCTATTGGTATCACCATTATTTTGTTGTGGTTGTACCCAACGTAAATAAAGATAAAGACGTTATCGAAATTGCGAAGCAAATTGTGCAAAGCTGTCGTGGTTGGTTGCGTTTAGAGCAGTTGCAACTATTAACTCGGTGTCATGTGGGCTACTGTAGTTACCACCCAAGGCGTGAAGCCTTACATAGCGATACGCTATTGGCTAATACCTTTACCGCGCTAAATCACGCAGTTAAAACGGGGGTTAGCATTTGCCGCTATCGACCTGATTTGAGCCAAGCTGGCTTAGTCAAGCTCACCTTAGAATCTAAGTTGCGTCGCGCAATAGGTAATAACGAGTTGGATTTGTTCTTTCAGCCGCAATACTGCTTAAAAACCAATAAAGTTATTGGTGCTGAGGTTTTATTGCGCTGGTTTACTGCCGACGGAGCTATCTCGCCAGATGAGTTTGTACCGGTTGCCGAAGAAACAGGCTTGGTATTGCAGTTAGACAAGTGGGTATTTCAAAATGCCATGCGGTTTATGGCGCGTTTCTCTAGCCAACTACCCGAAGGCTTTAAGT encodes:
- the aroA gene encoding 3-phosphoshikimate 1-carboxyvinyltransferase → MEQLTLQPISRINGEVNLPGSKSVSNRALLLAALANGETILSNLLDSDDIRHMLNALKKLGVSYQLSDDRSRCSVTGLGRAFNVTQAEELFLGNAGTAMRPLCAALCLSQGEFTLTGEPRMEERPIGALVDALRQVGADVTYLKNENYPPLKIKGTGLAGGKVDIDGSVSSQFLTAFLMAAPYAEQDTEINIVGELVSKPYIDITLKMMAAFGIEVENDNYQRFIVKGQQTYQGAGEFLVEGDASSASYFLAAGAIKGGEVKVTGVGKKSMQGDVLFADVLAAMGADIEWGDDYIIARSGELSAVDMDMNHIPDAAMTIATTALFAKGTTAIRNVYNWRVKETDRLAAMATELKKVGAIVNEGHDFIEVTPPENLNHAEIDTYDDHRMAMCFSLVALSDTPVTINDPKCTSKTFPDYFERLKQLSE
- a CDS encoding EAL and HDOD domain-containing protein yields the protein MTLFLGSYFGSSNMFEFINIKALSHSIKYGRNGNWTMNVYTARQAILDRRQRVVAYELLFRDGPENVFPDVDPHEATSKLIIRTQLNEGLSAITQGKPALINFSEESLYSEMIKLLPSKQVVIEILEDMKPSEKLYKRCQSLFHRGYRLAFDDFVYRPEWEPYLKFVRLIKVDIQRTPFDQLEPLFRAIKSRKNIKLLAEKVETQTEYQQAKEMGFNFFQGYYFCQPEMQVAKDIDASYVMISRLFYAATREDVNINEVVRYFERDTALSYKLLRFVNSGSLPIVEDIASIKQAVVYIGNAQLRKLVALLANAMTLSHKPRELVRLSVHRARFCELVAMRKSPSMQETAFLCGLFSLLDAILDKPLYDVLYSLPLDQDIRDALCSEQPSMLRAMLLTIKSYEEGHWYKTERLAAQLRMDYTQVEQLNLQALLWSEQYQSLIGQN
- a CDS encoding EAL domain-containing protein, producing the protein MRLCLVKFLTLLVVGCCWSLGVNAYIVNASEYQWLEDNPEIRVAVVADRLPLETVDQAGTPQGYAVEALNQLAFQTRLKLKYTAYPTISDAILALQHGHVDMLSSASSHRRLNPFVHYSLTTWVQPLALFHPLEQARISSMQQLTGQHVATVAGSSAHEVLLSQYPDVKIIVYATLIDAMQSVVQQQSVALLAGSDEVAANLRAYPQWRLQQAFQLEHGMMHRFAIREDWQPLVDLMNRGILSFETNYNEQTYRRWQAYSARNEHLGQLSYWWFLGLSLFFACGALLIVLVRRHLKKANNKTTQLREQLDYWKNHDEVTSLPNRRHITRLLTNWLDDATPLSVLMFDFPRQNEVFENFGQRLGEVTKEAYAKRVQKSLRKHYPEAQLAYWYHHYFVVVVPNVNKDKDVIEIAKQIVQSCRGWLRLEQLQLLTRCHVGYCSYHPRREALHSDTLLANTFTALNHAVKTGVSICRYRPDLSQAGLVKLTLESKLRRAIGNNELDLFFQPQYCLKTNKVIGAEVLLRWFTADGAISPDEFVPVAEETGLVLQLDKWVFQNAMRFMARFSSQLPEGFKLSVNFSAATVSLGHAEKIAINYAKQWQVNPQRICIEITESAMMEQPTEAKASIQRMRDAGFGIAIDDFGTGYSSMAYLKHLPVTVLKIDRAFVNGLEDNLSDQHIVKAMVMIARSMKYQVLIEGIETQLQANLASVLGCEQAQGYFFARPQPEADFVKNYLPKTPTKENLRLVVN